The Staphylococcus simiae genome includes the window ATCTTTAACTTGTAATTCAATTAAGCCATCATCAAGTAAAATATATGATCCCACTTGAACATCATTAATTAAATTTTCATATGTTACTGAGAACATATCTGGTGTACCTTCAACTTCATTCATACTAACAATCACTTCATTGCCTCGTTCAAGTTCAATTACACCATTTTTCATGTTATGTGTACGGATTTCTGGACCTTTTGTATCTAATAAAATAGCTACAGTTTTACCTAGACGTTTAGAAACTTTACGGATTGTGTCAATTCTACCTTTATGTTCTTCATGACTACCGTGTGAAAAGTTTAAACGCGCTACGTTCATACCTGCATTAATTAATTTTTCAATCATTTCTTCTGATTCTGAAGCTGGTCCTATAGTACATACAATTTTAGTTTTTCTCATTACTAAATTCCTCCTGAGATTTTATATAGACAATTTTTTAGCTAATTCGTATAATTCTAAATCAAATTTATGATCATTGCCATCAAAGATGTCATCAAACGGCGTTGCAGTTACTTTATTATTTTTAATACCAACACCTTTAGCAGTTTCACCATTCATTAATAATTCAACTGCATATCCACCAAGACGTGATGCTAATACTCTGTCTGCGCCGGTTGGACTACCACCGCGTTGAATGTGGCCTAATACTGACACTCGTGTATCAATATTAATAAACTCAGCTAGTTGATTTGAACATTCTTGAGCTGTCATAACACCTTCTGCTACTAACACAATCGAATGTTTTTTACCTCGTTTAATACCTTGTTCAATTTTTTCAGCAACTTCTTTAAGATCTGTCTTAACTTCAGGAACCATTATTGTTTCAGCTCCTACTGAAAGTCCAGCCCATAATGCTAAATCTCCACAATCTCTTCCCATTGCTTCAATAATGAACGTTCTTGCATGACTTGATGCAGTGTCTCTGATTTTATCTACTAAGTCAATAATAGTATTTAAGGCAGTGTCAAATCCAATTGTAAAATCAGTACCATTAATATCGTTGTCAATAGTACCAGGAATACCAATTGTTTGGATTTCTTTACACTCTTGACTAATCAATTGAGCGCCTCGATAACTACCATCCCCACCAATAACTACAAGACCCTCAATGTCACGTTTACGTAAATTGTTAATAGCAATTTGACGCACTTCTGGCTTTTTAAATTCAAGACATCTTGCTGAATATAAGAATGTTCCACCTCGTTGGATTGTATCTCCAACAGAGCCAAGTTCAAGTTTATGAATATCATCGTCTACTAAACCTTGATATCCATGATATACTCCGTAAACTTCGATTTCATTATAAATTGCTGTACGAACTACTGCTCTAATGGCAGCATTCATTCCCGGTGAATCTCCACCACTTGTTAAAACTGCAATTTTTTTCATGACGACATACCTTTCTATAACAGATTTATCTTTAACTCTAAATTACCATAAATTATTACACCATTCCATCAAAAGAAATATATTGTGTCAATGTAAACGTTTTAAATATTGAAAATTATTTTAACACAATAAAAAAGATTAGTAATCAATAAAATGACTACTAATCTCTATTATTATTATTCAATATATGAACCTATATTTCTAAATTTATCAAAACGATCTTGAGCAACTTCTTCTGCAGAAAATTGTTGTAATTCAGCTAATTGTTTTACAAAAGCATCTTTAATAGCTAAAGCTTGAGTCTCAATATCTTTATGGGCACCACCGATAGGTTCATTAATAACTTGATCGATAATACCTAATTGTTTAATATCATTAGCCGTGATTTTCATAGTTTCAGCTGCTATTTTAGCAAGATTACTATCTTTCCATAATAATGCTGCAGCACCTTCTGGTGAAATAACAGAATATGTACTATTTTCTAGCATTAACACTCTATTGGCAATACCAATTCCGAGTGCGCCTCCACTTCCGCCTTCACCGATTACAATTGCAATCACAGGTACTTTTAATGATGCCATTTCTACAAGATTTGTAGCAATAGATTCACTTTGACCACGTTCTTCAGCAGCTTTACCTGGGTAAGCACCTTTTGTATCTATAAAAGTAAATATTGGTCTATTAAATTTTTCAGCTTGTTTCATTAGACGCAAAGCTTTTCTATATCCTTCAGGGTGAGCCATACCAAAGTTTCGATAAATATTATCTTTGGTATCTTTACCACGTTGTTGTCCTACGACAGTCACTGCTTGACCATTTAAAAAACCGATACCACCAATCATAGCTGGATCATCTCTAAAGTTTCTATCTCCGTGTAATTCCATAAACGAATCAAATATATATGGAATATAATCTAATGAGGTAGGTCTTTCTTGTAAACGTGCAATTTGTACACGATCCCATGGTTTTAAATTGGTATATATTTTTTTAGTTTCTCTTTCTAAAGATGTTTCTAGCATGTCAATTTCTTCTTGTAAATCAACATCATTTTTTTCTTGGGATTCTTTTAATGAGTCAATTTTATGTCTAATTTCATAAAGTGGTTTTTCAAAATCTAACATTATTTACTCACCCCTTGATGTATTTTAAGAATTTGTGATAAAGTTTTACGCATTTCCTTACGATGAACTACTTTATCCAATTGACCATGCTCTAACAAGAATTCAGCCGTTTGAAAATCGTCCGGTAACTTTTCATTGATTGTTTGTTCAATGACACGACGACCTGCGAAGCCAATTAAAGCTTTCGGTTCACTTAAATTAATATCTCCGACTGAAGCAAAGCTCGCTGATACACCACCAGTTGTCGGGTTTGTTAAATAAGAAATATATAATAAACCAGCATCTGAATGACGTTTTAAAGAAACGCTTGTCTTGCCCATTTGCATTAGAGATATAATCCCTTCTTGCATACGAGCACCACCACTAGCTGAAAATAAAATAAATGGTAAACGATGTTCCGTACAGTAATCTATAATACGACATATTTTCTCACCGATAACAGATCCCATACTTCCCATTCTAAAACGCGAATCCATAACTGCAACGCCATATTTTATACCATCTAACTCTGCTGTACCCGTAATAACCGCTTCATTAAGACCTGTTTTTTGTTGGTCTCTTTCAATTTTTTCTAAATAACTAGGAAAATCTAATGGATTCGCAGAGGTCATTCCCTTATCGAATTCTGTAAATGTTCCTTCATCTGAAATTGCTTCTATTCGTTTATCAGCTGTTAAAGCAATATGATGATCACAGTTAAAGCACACATTTAAATTTTCAGCTAATTCTTTTGTGTACATTATTTTTTTACAATTAGGACACTTAGTCATAATACCTGCTGGCACTTCATTGTTCTTAGAGTCTTGCACCGTAAGATATTTTTTCTTCTTTGTTCGATTAAAAAAATCTTTAAACATAGGTAAACCTCCAAATAACCTCTGTTCTAACCATATAGAGTATCAAACGACAATTTTATAAAAATTACTACTTTATCAACTCTGATTATGACAAATTAAAATATAGATTTCTTAGTATGATTAAACTTAATTTATTGTAAATCTGTTAATTTTATTGTTTTATCATACACATCTTGTGGATCCACTTCAATTCTAGCAACACCTGATTCCATAGCTGCTTTAGCAACATTGCGAGCCACTGATGGTGCAACACGTTTATCAAATGGTCCAGGTATACAATAATCTTCATTTAATTCACTACTATTTATTAAATCAGCAATTGCTTCGACAGCTGCTTTTTTCATGTCTTCATTTATGTGAGTTGCTTCAACTTCTAATGCACCTCTAAAAATACCTGGGAAAGCAAGTACATTATTTATTTGGTTCGGATAATCTGAACGTCCTGTACCTATTACTTTAGCACCTGCTTCTTTAGCATCATCCGGGTTTATTTCAGGATTAGGGTTTGCCATTGCAAAGATAATTGGATCAGTTGCCATACTTTTAACCATATCTTGTGATAATGCATTAGCAACAGATACACCAATAAATACATCGGCATCTTCAATTACACGCTCTAATGAACCTTCAATTTTATCTTTGTTTGTCCATTTTGCTACTACATCTTTTGTTTCATTCATACCATATGGGCGACCTTCAAATATCGCACCTCTTGAATCACACATAATCATATTTCTTACACCATAAGAATATAATAATTTCACTATAGCAATACCTGCTGCACCAGCACCATTTAAGACAACTTTAATTTCTGATAGATCTTTATGAACAACTCTTAATGCATTAATTAAACCTGCCATCGTCACTATTGCTGTCCCATGTTGATCATCGTGAAAGACTGGAATATTTGTTTCTTTTTTTAATCTTTCTTCGATTTCAAAACATCTAGGTGCAGAAATATCTTCTAAATTAATTCCACCATAATTAGGTTGTAATAATTTCACTGTTTTGATAATTTCTTCTGTATCAGTAGTATCCAATGCAATAGGTACACCATTAATTCCAGCAAAACTTTTAAATAATACTGCCTTACCTTCCATAACTGGAATACTTGCTTCCGGACCGATATTTCCTAAACCTAATACAGCCGTTCCATCAGTAATAACAGCAACTGTATTACCTTTTATTGTATAGTCGTATACTTTACGTGGATCTTCATAAATTGCTTTACATGGTTCGGCAACACCTGGAGAATAAGCTAAACTTAATTCTTCTTTATTAGTCACTTTCACGTTAGGTTTTACTTCTAATTTACCTTGATTACGTTTATGCATTTCTAATGCTTCATCTTTTAATGACATGTCTACATCCCCTATTTTGATATTTATTTGTAAAAAATTAATATTTTAAAACTCATTACATCATAAAAGGTAAAAAATGGGTTAGTCTTTTAAATAAGTTAAACATTAAATGTTAATAGTAAATATATGGACTTATTTTACTTTTGAATACTAAATCATAATTTTATTTTTTCATACAATATATTAACTTGTTTGTGCTTTTTGTGCTAATTATTGTTATGTAAATACTTAAATTAACTAAGCAGACATAAAAATAATAAGAATAAAAAACAATATAAAAATAAACTGATAGTTAATAATATCTAACCATCAGTTTACTATATCATAATTTTTTATTTGATAAAAGTTATATAAGTCTAATATCTGTAGGCTTGAACGATTGAATAAACTCATCTAAGCGACTTTCTTTTTGATTAATATAACCAATAGGTATCATATTATTTGTTGTTTCATCATAAAACATTATTTCTATATCAATTTGATGTTGCTTCTGATTATATATAATCTCCTTAAATTCATCTATGTTTTCTTTTGTTCGAATAACAATTTGTTTAGTCGATAATCTTTTTTGCTCTTCATAATGATCAAGTTGCATTATATCATTGATAATAAATTGTTTTTGTTGATTTCGCACATCAAATTTACCGCTAATAATATAATAATCATGTTGTGATAGTTCTGTTTCATACTTTTTATATTTATCAGGGAAAATAACCCCGTCCAACATTTGTCTGCCATCATTCAGTGTCACAAAGGCCATATTTTGACCATTTTTAGTACGAATTTGTTTGATATTATCAAATTGTACTAATATAGGATGATAGTTTTTAGCATTTGCTAACTTGTATATAGTTAAATATTGTTTCTTTTCGAACATTTTTTCAACAGGATGTTTTGAAATATAAAATCCTAAATATTCCTTTTCGAACTGGCTTATCAAACCATCAGATAATTCTTCTTTTTCTTCATAAATTTCTTTGGGCGTTAACATATCAAATAATAAATTTTCTTGTTCAATATTTAAGCCATCATCCATAACTTGATCAATGGCATGTAATAGCGTTGCACGTGTCTTGTTAAAATTATCAAACGCGCCTACCAAAATTAAAGCTTCTAACAATTTCTTGGTCTTAACACGCTTAGGAATACGTCTTGCAAAATCAAAAAAATCTTTAAATTTACCATTTTGATAACGTTCGTCAACAATTACTTTAACACTTTGGTAACCAACACCTTTAATCGCTCCTAGTGACAGGAAAATGCCTTTTGGTGTTGCTTTATAAAACCAATGACTCTCATTAATATTCGGTGGTAATATTTTTATATTTTGTTGCTTAGCTTCTTCAATTATTTGAGCCGTCTTTTTATCTGCACCAATCACATTACTTAAAATATTTGCATAAAAATAATTTGGGAATCTTACTTTCAAATATGTCATAATATAAGCAATTTTTGAATAGCTTACCGCATGCGCTCTAGGGAAACCATAATCAGCAAATTTTAAAATTAAGTCAAAGATTTGTGTACTTATCGCTTCACTATAACCATTAGCGATAGCACCCTCAATAAAATGTTGACGTTCACTTTCTAATACTGCTCTATTTTTTTTACTCATCGCACGTCTCAATATATCCGCTTCACCATAACTGAAATTAGCAAACTTACTAGCTATTTGCATAATCTGCTCTTGATAAATAATAACACCATAAGTATTTTTTAAAATAGGTTGTAAGTCAGGATGTAAATATTGAACTTTTGAAGGGTCATGACGTCTACTAATATATGTTGGAATTTCTTCCATTGGTCCTGGACGATATAATGAAGTAACAGCAACAATATCTTCAAAATGTTCTGGTTTTAATCTTTTTAACACATTTCTAACACCATCGGATTCTAATTGGAAAATACCTGTCGTATCTCCTTTTGATAATAATTCAAAGACTTTCGGGTCATCTAACGGTATTTTTTCAATATCAATATGAATATCCAAATCTTTATTAACTTGATTAATGATTTGATGAATAATTGATAAATTTCTTAATCCTAAGAAATCAATTTTTAGTAGTCCAATTTTTTCATCTTCGGTCATTGTCCACTGCGTCAATAGCCCAGTATCGCCTTGTGTTAACGGAACATAATCATATAAAGGTTGATCATTAATAATAATTCCAGCTGCATGGGTAGATGTATGTCTTGGCAAACCTTCTAATTTTTTACTTAAATCAAACCAACGCTCATGACGGTGATTACGATGGACAAAATTTTTAAATTTTTCATTTTGATATGCTTCATCTAAGGTTATTCCTAATTTTTGTGGTATCAAACTGGAAATTTCATTTAAAGTAATATCATCAAAGCCCATAATTCTACCAACATCTCTAGCAACTGCTTTAGCTAATAAGTGGCCAAATGTCACTATCCCAGAAACATGCAATGATCCGTATTTTTGTTGAACATACTGTATGACTTTTTCACGTCGAGTATCTTCAAAATCAATATCGATATCTGGCATTGTTACACGCTCTGGATTTAAAAATCTTTCAAACAGCAAATTGAATTTTATAGGATCAATGGTTGTAATTCCTAATAAATAACTCACTAGCGAACCTGCAGATGACCCCCTACCAGGTCCTACCATAACATCATGTGTCTTAGCATAATGTATTAAATCACTTACTATTAAGAAATAATCTTCAAAGCCCATATCCGTAATGATTTGATATTCATAGGTTAATCGTTGCTGATATTGTTCTTGTTGCAGATTTAATTGTTCTAACTTCTTAACTAATAAGCCCCACAAATATTCTTTTGAAGGTTGTTCTTCAGGTGTTTCATATTGAGGTAAGAGTGATTGATGGTATTTTAATTCAGCATTGCAAAGCTGTGCTATTTTATCAGTTTCTTCTATAAATTTTTGATTTATAGAAAGATCTTGTCTCTCATTTTTAGTAATAAAATGTTCACCATAGTCTCTAGGTTCATGAATTAAATCTAATTTTTGATTATTCTTTATCGCAGACATTGCTGCAAGTGTATCTGCATCATTTAAAGTTAAATATCTGATTGACTGTAACCATGTATGCTGCATGTGATCCATTGATATACTAAGATGATCTAAATAAACAAATGGATGGTGCTTAAATTCTTCCACGATAGCTTTATGTTGTGGCTCGACATGCTTAAAAATCATTATCAAGTTTTCATTATAGCGCTGTAACAAGTCACATTGTACATTTTCTAATTGATTCATTTTAATTTCAGATGATAGTTGAAATAATGCTTGTAAGCCCTCATTATTTCTAGCTAGAACTACCATTTCTAAATAGTCTAAACCATTAGTTACATGAAGTGTCATTCCAAAAATGGGTTTAATGTTATGCGCTAAACATGCATCATAAAATTGTGGATAGCCATACAACACATTGGTATCAGTCAACGCAATGGCACTAACATCTTCAGACACTGCTTTTTTAACAATATCTTCTATCTTTAAACTAGAGCTTAATAAATCATATGCTGAATGTATATTTAAATATGCAACCATGGTTGTATGACTCCTTTCTTAGTTTAATTTTGTTCGCAATGCTTGAGCTAATTCATCAAATTGTACCCATGTAGCAACTGAAACACCACAAGCATTAGGATGTCCACCACCACCAAATTCATTAGCTATATCATTAATTGCTATATGACCTTTTGAACGTAATCTACATCTAATTTCATTACCTTCATCGACACCAAACATCCAAATTTTCAATCCTCTGATATCAGCAATAGTATTAACAAATTGAGAAGCTTCATTTGCTTTAATATCAAATTGCTTTAGTACTTGTTGTGTTATTTTCACTTGGCAAAAACCATCATCCATTAATTCAAAATGTTGTAATACATATCCTTGAAACGGTAGCATTTTAGGATCTTTTTCCATCATTTTATTTAATTCTGCATTATGATCAAAATCTTGAGCGATAAGTTTACCAGCAACATCCATTGTATGTTCAGTTGTATTATTAAATAGGAAACGACCTGTATCTCCAACAATCCCTAAATAAAGTACTCTAGCAATATCTTTGTTAATAAGAGACGTATCATTAAAATGATTAATAAAATCAAATATAATTTCACTTGTTGATGAGGCCGAAGTATTCACAAAATTTATATCACCATATGGATCAGTTTCAGGATGATGATCGATTTTTATTAATTGTTGTCCTAAATTAAAACGGCTATCATCAATACGTGGTGCATTTGCTGTATCACACACTATAACTAAAGCATTTTCATAAGTTGCGTCACTTATATTATCTAAATTACCAATAAAAGCTAAAGATGGTTCTCCATTACCTACGGCATAGATATCTTTATGTGGGAATTTCTGTTGTAAGTAATATTTCAAACCAAGTTGTGATCCGTAAGCATCAGGATCTGGCCTAACGTGTCTATGGATGATTATAGTATCAGCTTGTTCAATTTTTTCCATTATATTATTCATTGTCTTTATCATAATATTTCCCCCTTTTAGAGCTAGTAAGATTTTTAATCTATACTAGCTCTTATGCAGTTGTACCTCAGTACAACTGTATTCCTTTTATCATTTTTAATCTATACTAGCTCCCCAACTTGCATATTTTTGTAAAAATTCTCCAAGTAGAATTTTTAGATGTTGGGGCCCCTATGCAGTTGTATGTCAGTACAACTGTATTCCTTTTAAATTACTATTTTAATAGTTAGAAGTTCCTCATTATCCCACATTTTTACAGTTCATCAAACATTTGACATATTACAAGTGCACTTGCTACTTTTTCTTTACCACTAACCATAGTAACTTCAATCTTAGCAAAATTACGGCCTAAATCTAGTATGTCATAATCAACGGTAATATAAGACTCAATCGGTACAGTTTTAATATAGACAATGTTCAAATTTTCTATCATTACATTACCTTTTTTATATTTACGCATTTCATACTGTATGGTTTCTTCAATGATACTAACAAAAGCACCTTTACTCAAAGTACCATAATAATTAATAAATAGTGGAGAAACTTCAACTGTAATTTCATCTTGATTCATCGTAATATATTTAGCAATTTGATCATTGATAGTGTCACCCATTTGAGGTTGACGTCCTATCACTTGTAATGATTTTAAAACGTCTTGTCGATTAATGACACCAATCGTTTTATTATTACTTGCCACTACCGGTATCAATTCAATACCTTCCCAAATCATCATATGCGCACAACTAGCTACAGTACTTGAAGCTGTAACACAAATTGGATTTTTAGTCATAATTGAACCAATTTCATCATTATCTTCGGTATTAATTATTTCTCTACTTGTTACAATGCCAACTAACTTATATGTTTCATTAACAACCGGGAATCTAGTGTGCCCTGTTTCATTTGCAATTCTTTTATAATCTTCAATTTTCATATTATCAAATAAAACGGATAAATCATCGAGAGGCGTCATGATATCTTGTACAATCAAAATATCTTTTCGTATTTTTTGATCAAATAAGGCTTTATTAATAATATTAGCTACTAAAAATGTATCATAGCTTGATGAGATAACAGGTAATTCTTTCGCATTAGCATATTCTATGACCCTACTTGATGGTTTAAAACCACCAGTGATAAGAATTGCAGTATCTCTTTTCAATGCTTCAATTTGCACATCATCTCTATTACCAACAATTAATAAAGTTTTATCACCAATATATTTCATAATATCTTTAATTTCCATTGCCCCAATAGCAAATTTCGACACAGTTTTAGTTATTCCTTTATGACCACCTAAAATTTGACCATCAATAATATTAACAATTTCATTAAACGTTAAATGTTCAATTTCAGATCGGTTACGTTTTTCAATTCTTACAGTACCGACACGATCAATGGTTGCAACCATACCGATTTTGTCAGCATCTTTAATTGCACGATATGCTGTGCCTTCCGATACATTTAAAAATTTGGCGATTTTACGTACTGATATTTTAGAGCCAATAGAAAGTGATTCAATATAATCTAAAATTTGTTCATGTTTTGTCATGATATACCTCGTCTTTTCAAACACTAATAGCTATATTATAACTTTATTTTCAATAAAAAGCATTGAACAATAACTGATAAATAACTACCAGTAGTATTTTATATTTTACATAAAAGTGTGTTTATAAAATATTTCAAAAAAGATATATTTTAAATGGAAAAATTTACTATTATTTATTAGAATAGAAGTGAGGAGGGATGTACCGATGTATAAAAATATATTACTTGGTGTAGACACTCAACTTAAAAATGAAAAAGCATTAAAAGAAGTGTCTAAATTAGCTGGCGAAGGTACAGTTGTAACAATTTTAAATGCTATTAATGAGCAAGACGCACAAGCTTCAATTAAAGCAGGTGTTCATTTAAACAAATTAACAGATGAACGAAGCACACGTTTAGAAAAAACACGTAAAACTCTTGAAGATTATGGTATTGATTATGATCAAATCATTGTAAGAGGAAATGCTAAAGAAGAATTACTAAAACATGCCAATAGCGGTAAATATGAAATTGTTGTGCTTAGTAACCGTAAAGCTGAAGATAAGAAAAAATTTGTTCTTGGTAGTGTCAGCCATAAAGTAGCAAAACGTGCAACAATCCCTGTGCTGATCGTTAAATAATAATTTAATGTTAGATTCGAAGCGGTTTTGAAGAATAATTTATATTGTTAAACTCAACTAAAAAACTGATAAATTGATACTATAGTTTATCAACTTTATAACCATTCGATTAATAACAGCATTAAAAATAACGCGTTAGATTTCACGTTACTGAGCTGACCCCAATTAGTGGGAATAAAATAAAAACACTTCCGTTGAATTCGTGTAAAATGAATCTAAACGGAGGTGTTTTTCTATGAAAAGAGTATCTTATTCATTAGAAACTAAAAATAAAGCTATTGAAATGAAAAGTGCTGGTTATACTTCAAAACAAATTATGGAGACCTTAAATATTAGAAATAGAACACAGGTCGATACATGGTGGCGTTGGTATCGAAATGGAGAAAGTTATAGATTTTCTCAACAAGTAGGAAAACAGTACAGTTATGGCAAGGGTATTGAAGAATTAAGTGAATTAGAAAGACTAGAATTAGAGCTTAAAAGAAAAGATGTTGAATTGGACATTTTAAAAAAGTACAAAGAATTGGAAAGGAAGTGGTTCCAGTAGTAGTTATAGAATTAGTAGAAGAATTGAAGGATAAGTATTCAACCAAAATGATACTTGAGGTTTTAAACATACCTAAATCAACATTTTATAGATGGAAAAAGAACCAAAATAAAATAGATTTTATTACTGAAAAAGTCATTGAATTATGTGAAGAAAACAACTATACCTACGGTTATCGAAAGATTACAGCGCTAATTAATCAATCATCTTCTGTACCTGTTAATCATAAACGAATTCAGAGAATTATGCAGGAGAACAATTTGAATTGTCGAGTTAGACCTAAAAAGGCTAAAAAAGCTGGATCTGCTTATTATAAAACAGATAATTTATTACAAAGACAATTTAAAGCTAATCAACCAATGAAGTTACTAACTACTGACATTACTTATTTACCATTCGGTAATTCAATGTTGTATTTATCTTCGATTATGGATCTTTACAATGGAGAGATTGTGGCATATAAAATAGGATCTAAACAGGATCAAAATTTAGTTAACGAAACATTAAATCAACTAGATATACCCGAGGGTTGTATACTACATAGCGATCAGGGAAGTGTGTATACATCGTATTCT containing:
- a CDS encoding DRTGG domain-containing protein; this translates as MTKHEQILDYIESLSIGSKISVRKIAKFLNVSEGTAYRAIKDADKIGMVATIDRVGTVRIEKRNRSEIEHLTFNEIVNIIDGQILGGHKGITKTVSKFAIGAMEIKDIMKYIGDKTLLIVGNRDDVQIEALKRDTAILITGGFKPSSRVIEYANAKELPVISSSYDTFLVANIINKALFDQKIRKDILIVQDIMTPLDDLSVLFDNMKIEDYKRIANETGHTRFPVVNETYKLVGIVTSREIINTEDNDEIGSIMTKNPICVTASSTVASCAHMMIWEGIELIPVVASNNKTIGVINRQDVLKSLQVIGRQPQMGDTINDQIAKYITMNQDEITVEVSPLFINYYGTLSKGAFVSIIEETIQYEMRKYKKGNVMIENLNIVYIKTVPIESYITVDYDILDLGRNFAKIEVTMVSGKEKVASALVICQMFDEL
- a CDS encoding universal stress protein, coding for MYKNILLGVDTQLKNEKALKEVSKLAGEGTVVTILNAINEQDAQASIKAGVHLNKLTDERSTRLEKTRKTLEDYGIDYDQIIVRGNAKEELLKHANSGKYEIVVLSNRKAEDKKKFVLGSVSHKVAKRATIPVLIVK
- a CDS encoding IS3 family transposase (programmed frameshift), whose protein sequence is MKRVSYSLETKNKAIEMKSAGYTSKQIMETLNIRNRTQVDTWWRWYRNGESYRFSQQVGKQYSYGKGIEELSELERLELELKRKDVELDIFKKVQRIGKEVVPVVVIELVEELKDKYSTKMILEVLNIPKSTFYRWKKNQNKIDFITEKVIELCEENNYTYGYRKITALINQSSSVPVNHKRIQRIMQENNLNCRVRPKKAKKAGSAYYKTDNLLQRQFKANQPMKLLTTDITYLPFGNSMLYLSSIMDLYNGEIVAYKIGSKQDQNLVNETLNQLDIPEGCILHSDQGSVYTSYSYYHLCEEKGIVRSMSRKGTPADNAPIESFHSSLKCETFYLNNELSSSNNIVIDIVEKYIDYYNKFRIQQKLGYFSPIDFRKLAA